One stretch of Thermococcus sp. 21S9 DNA includes these proteins:
- a CDS encoding replication factor C large subunit, translated as MTVPWVEKYRPRKLSEIVNQEKAIEQVRAWVEAWLHGNPPKKKALILAGPPGVGKTTTVYALANEYGFEVIELNASDERTYEKIERYVQAAYTMDILGKRRKLIFLDEADNIEPSGAREIAKLIDRAKNPIIMSANHYWEVPKEIRNRALIVQYKRLTQRDIIKALVRILKREGKTVPKEILYEIAKRANGDLRAAINDLQTVVTGGVEDAKEVLAYRDVEKSVFQALAQVFATDNAKKAKLATLGVDMFPNELLLWIDENVPYVYYRPEDIARAYEALSRADIYLARAQRTGNYSLWKYATDMMTAGVAVAGVKKKGFVRIYPPKTIKLLTESKTERTLRDSIVKKVMKEMHMAKLEALETLHYLRVIFENNQDLAAHFTVFLDLSEKEVEFLAGDSEKAKTIWGKAMNIEKKLKERGRLETSVREGLRKAKEKEEAGETEEFEETEEPEGEGTPEEKPEEEEELTEEELEEAEREIEAVGKKEKKPEKKKGKQATLFDFLKK; from the coding sequence ATGACCGTGCCGTGGGTTGAGAAGTACCGGCCGAGGAAACTGAGCGAGATAGTGAACCAGGAGAAGGCAATAGAGCAGGTGAGGGCCTGGGTCGAGGCTTGGCTTCACGGCAACCCACCGAAGAAGAAGGCGCTAATACTCGCCGGACCGCCGGGCGTCGGCAAGACGACGACCGTCTACGCTTTGGCCAACGAGTACGGCTTCGAGGTCATCGAGCTGAACGCGAGCGACGAGAGGACCTACGAGAAGATAGAGCGCTACGTTCAGGCCGCTTATACGATGGACATTTTGGGAAAGAGGCGGAAGCTAATCTTCCTCGACGAGGCGGACAACATAGAACCGAGCGGTGCCCGCGAGATAGCGAAGCTCATCGATAGGGCCAAGAACCCGATAATCATGAGCGCTAACCACTACTGGGAGGTTCCCAAGGAGATTCGCAACAGGGCCCTTATCGTTCAGTACAAGCGGTTAACGCAGAGGGACATCATAAAGGCCCTCGTGAGGATTCTCAAGCGTGAAGGAAAGACCGTTCCGAAGGAGATACTCTACGAGATAGCCAAGCGCGCGAACGGCGATTTGAGAGCGGCGATAAACGACCTCCAGACGGTGGTTACCGGTGGCGTTGAGGACGCTAAGGAGGTTCTCGCTTACCGCGACGTTGAGAAGAGCGTCTTCCAGGCTTTAGCTCAGGTTTTCGCGACCGACAACGCCAAGAAGGCCAAGCTGGCGACGCTCGGAGTGGACATGTTTCCGAACGAGCTCCTCCTCTGGATTGACGAGAACGTGCCCTACGTCTACTACAGGCCCGAGGACATAGCGCGGGCATACGAAGCCCTCAGCCGGGCCGACATATACCTCGCCAGGGCCCAGAGGACGGGCAACTACTCGCTCTGGAAATATGCAACGGACATGATGACCGCTGGAGTGGCCGTTGCAGGAGTCAAGAAGAAGGGCTTCGTGAGGATTTACCCGCCGAAGACCATCAAGCTCCTCACCGAGAGCAAGACCGAGAGAACGCTCAGGGACTCGATAGTCAAGAAGGTCATGAAGGAGATGCACATGGCCAAGCTTGAAGCCCTGGAGACCCTCCACTACCTCCGCGTCATCTTTGAGAACAACCAGGATTTAGCGGCACACTTCACGGTTTTCCTCGACCTCAGCGAGAAGGAGGTTGAATTCCTCGCTGGAGATTCGGAGAAGGCCAAGACCATCTGGGGCAAGGCCATGAACATCGAGAAGAAGCTCAAGGAGCGGGGCAGGCTGGAGACAAGTGTCCGCGAGGGTCTCAGGAAGGCTAAGGAGAAGGAAGAGGCTGGGGAAACCGAAGAATTTGAAGAAACTGAAGAGCCTGAAGGGGAAGGAACCCCCGAAGAAAAGCCCGAGGAAGAAGAGGAGCTCACAGAGGAGGAGCTTGAGGAGGCAGAGAGGGAGATAGAAGCGGTCGGTAAGAAGGAGAAGAAGCCCGAAAAGAAGAAGGGCAAGCAGGCGACGCTGTTTGATTTCCTGAAGAAGTGA
- the moaA gene encoding GTP 3',8-cyclase MoaA produces the protein MTLYDRFGRPVTNLRISLTQECNFRCFFCHREGQRFLAKNEMTPEEIERLVRIASRLGIRKVKLTGGEPTVREDIIEIVRRIKPYVRDLSMTTNGSRLKELAEPLAKAGLDRVNVSLHSLKPEVYKKITGVDMLETVLEGIEEAVKYLSPVKLNMTVMKGLNDGEIWDMIDFSAKTGAILQLIELEAPREMTETAFFRKYFYPLRPVERELEKRAVEIRERRMHRRKKYFIPTDYGIAEVEVVRAMHNTVFCANCTRLRVTSNGKFKTCLLRNDDLIDFLTAMRNGASDAELVDIFRKAVLKREPYWR, from the coding sequence ATGACCCTCTACGACCGCTTCGGAAGACCAGTGACGAACCTCAGGATTTCGCTCACGCAGGAGTGCAACTTCCGCTGTTTCTTCTGCCACCGCGAGGGCCAGCGGTTTTTGGCCAAAAACGAGATGACGCCGGAGGAGATAGAAAGGCTCGTTAGAATAGCATCGCGCCTCGGAATAAGGAAGGTCAAGCTCACGGGCGGTGAGCCAACCGTTCGGGAGGACATTATTGAAATCGTCCGGAGGATTAAGCCCTACGTTAGAGACCTGAGCATGACGACCAACGGGAGCAGGCTTAAGGAGCTCGCAGAACCGCTCGCGAAGGCCGGCCTTGATAGGGTGAACGTCTCGCTCCACAGCCTCAAGCCGGAGGTCTACAAAAAAATCACGGGCGTTGACATGCTCGAAACCGTTCTTGAAGGCATCGAGGAGGCGGTAAAGTATCTCTCCCCGGTCAAGCTCAACATGACGGTAATGAAGGGCCTCAACGATGGTGAAATCTGGGACATGATAGACTTCTCGGCAAAGACTGGCGCGATACTCCAGCTCATAGAGCTCGAAGCGCCGAGGGAGATGACGGAGACGGCCTTTTTCAGGAAGTACTTCTACCCCCTCAGGCCGGTGGAGAGGGAGCTCGAAAAGAGAGCCGTCGAAATCCGCGAGAGGAGGATGCACAGAAGGAAGAAGTACTTCATCCCGACGGACTACGGAATAGCCGAGGTTGAAGTGGTACGGGCGATGCACAACACGGTTTTCTGCGCCAACTGCACTCGGCTGAGGGTCACCTCGAACGGGAAGTTCAAGACCTGCCTGCTGAGGAACGACGATTTGATAGACTTTTTGACGGCCATGAGAAACGGCGCGAGCGACGCGGAACTCGTCGATATTTTCAGGAAAGCCGTGTTAAAACGCGAGCCCTACTGGCGGTAG
- a CDS encoding DUF835 domain-containing protein: protein MGLGNFAPYFSGVMLIIIGVYGIVKSYWEWKSHDEPIKRLAFTLMVSFALFGIIGGITVFLTILVDPEFWALQAIVVTTGYLILAHESLSMLEKLRRPEKKHERKKVKCALPVAGIVKSREEAVTLLKAVDNYADLPLLVIGREHPDEWTNKTGIEPDDYIWLTRVEHKKAVSPSSLHVLSGKVIGFIRDNPGGVVYIEGIEYMLFYSDFKAVAKFLFAIRDAAMIESAHVLVLANEDTLTPEQMAILKKEFEEIDVEKILEKLMGPALFGAIPSRKRRDFNASAESSEEGSGAGEEKAEEARPLRREEKTEEGG from the coding sequence GTGGGACTCGGTAACTTCGCCCCCTACTTCTCCGGGGTAATGCTGATTATCATAGGCGTCTACGGCATAGTCAAATCATACTGGGAATGGAAGAGCCACGACGAACCTATTAAGAGGCTTGCGTTTACCCTCATGGTCTCCTTTGCCCTGTTCGGAATCATAGGGGGTATAACAGTATTCCTAACGATACTGGTCGACCCGGAATTCTGGGCCCTTCAGGCTATAGTTGTCACAACGGGGTACCTAATCCTCGCCCACGAGTCCCTGAGTATGCTTGAAAAGCTGAGAAGGCCGGAGAAGAAACACGAGAGGAAAAAGGTCAAATGTGCTCTTCCCGTTGCGGGAATCGTCAAATCCCGGGAAGAAGCCGTAACCCTGCTTAAGGCGGTGGACAACTACGCGGACCTTCCCCTGCTCGTAATAGGCAGGGAGCACCCGGACGAATGGACTAACAAAACAGGCATAGAACCGGATGATTACATCTGGCTGACGAGGGTCGAACACAAGAAAGCGGTAAGCCCGAGTAGCCTGCACGTTCTCAGCGGAAAGGTAATCGGCTTCATTAGAGACAACCCGGGAGGGGTCGTCTACATCGAGGGAATCGAGTATATGCTATTCTACTCGGATTTCAAGGCCGTTGCAAAGTTCCTCTTCGCCATAAGGGACGCGGCGATGATAGAGAGCGCCCACGTGCTCGTTCTCGCCAACGAGGACACGCTAACGCCTGAACAGATGGCAATACTGAAAAAGGAGTTCGAAGAAATAGACGTCGAGAAAATCCTTGAAAAGCTCATGGGACCCGCGTTGTTCGGGGCTATTCCGAGCAGGAAGCGGAGGGATTTCAATGCCAGCGCTGAGAGTTCCGAAGAGGGAAGCGGAGCCGGTGAAGAGAAGGCTGAAGAAGCTCGGCCTCTACGACGGGAAGAGAAGACCGAAGAGGGAGGGTGA
- a CDS encoding class I SAM-dependent methyltransferase family protein, which yields MPALRVPKREAEPVKRRLKKLGLYDGKRRPKREGEFVLLPVIEDGRIYTLGYEVLPVELPFRPERQIYKNLESVLAERLSGEELRYLRRYDVIGDIAVIQIPPELEHRVEDIVFALRKVHPFLKVIARKGFHEGAFRIRDYSIIWGENRLETVHKENGVEIKVDLSKAFFNPRMKGERYRLAQLVKDGERILIPFAGVLPYALVIARYRKVRITAVELNREAYELGLENIERNRKRLKGEIEFIHGDAFKILPELPSYDRVISPTPRGVDALALTLLKAERWLHYYDFVHENEIETFRARILKECRKLGKNCSVRVKKVSDFKPHVFKVCADIKVEEKRT from the coding sequence ATGCCAGCGCTGAGAGTTCCGAAGAGGGAAGCGGAGCCGGTGAAGAGAAGGCTGAAGAAGCTCGGCCTCTACGACGGGAAGAGAAGACCGAAGAGGGAGGGTGAATTCGTTCTCTTACCCGTCATCGAGGACGGGAGAATCTATACTCTCGGCTACGAGGTCCTGCCCGTTGAGCTCCCGTTTCGACCCGAGAGGCAGATATACAAGAACCTCGAGAGCGTTTTGGCGGAGAGACTGAGCGGGGAGGAGCTGAGATACCTCAGGCGCTACGACGTGATCGGCGACATAGCTGTTATCCAGATTCCGCCCGAGCTGGAGCACCGAGTTGAGGACATCGTTTTTGCGTTGAGGAAGGTTCACCCCTTTCTGAAGGTGATAGCGAGGAAGGGCTTCCACGAGGGGGCCTTCCGAATCAGGGACTACTCGATAATCTGGGGCGAAAACAGGCTCGAAACCGTCCATAAAGAAAACGGCGTCGAGATTAAGGTTGATTTGAGCAAAGCCTTCTTCAACCCGCGAATGAAGGGAGAACGCTATCGGCTGGCCCAGCTGGTGAAAGACGGTGAGAGGATTTTGATTCCCTTCGCCGGCGTTTTACCGTATGCCCTCGTGATAGCGAGGTATAGAAAGGTCAGGATAACGGCCGTCGAGCTGAACAGGGAAGCCTACGAGCTCGGACTGGAGAACATAGAGCGCAACAGGAAGAGGCTGAAGGGCGAGATAGAGTTCATACACGGCGATGCGTTCAAAATCCTGCCCGAGCTTCCGAGCTACGACCGGGTCATAAGCCCGACGCCGAGGGGCGTTGACGCGTTGGCTTTAACGCTCTTAAAGGCCGAGCGCTGGCTTCACTACTACGACTTCGTTCACGAAAACGAGATTGAAACCTTCAGGGCAAGAATTCTCAAGGAGTGCCGTAAGCTTGGAAAGAATTGCTCCGTGAGAGTGAAGAAGGTGAGCGACTTCAAGCCCCACGTGTTTAAGGTGTGTGCAGATATCAAAGTAGAAGAAAAGAGGACTTAG